A genomic stretch from Thermomonospora umbrina includes:
- a CDS encoding ABC transporter ATP-binding protein, with protein MNRRPHALRGLLPALRPHRRMVARTIVACLVDQIALVVLVTWLAHGVGRAVIDGTAPGAATVCAFAGLVLLRSVATWREMDLSHDLAYRVLAELRVRVYDGLARSAPARIAGRRSGDLAATAMNDIEALEFFYAHTTARLLASGLVFVCGTAVLGVLDPWLVLAVLPAAAALMAHPLLGDRGRTARGEAVRSATARLSADAVETVDGMRELLARNALDRRRRRLLDSGRRLALAQRAEARHDGAFAAVQDALVVVALVTVVAVVVGSGAWAPAALALGVSILAPVAASADALRQAGGLRAAAARVQAAITAPPTAPPSRRPLPLPDGPLGVRLRNVHFSYGGTAVLRGLDLTVPPGRTVALVGASGAGKTTLAHLMARFWDPAAGTVEVSTSNGAVDLRDLADDDLRSAVALVGQDAALFHGTLRDNLRLAAPNADDDLLDLVIGQCGVDRIAADLPDGLDGIVGERGATLSGGQRARVALARALLTEPRVLILDEATAHVDTVGDAELARHLAVRDTTTIVIAHRPATIRRADHIAVLEDGRVVEEGTWADLTAAPGALTRLLEPVGGGAA; from the coding sequence ACGCCCTGCGCGGGCTGCTCCCCGCGTTGCGGCCGCACCGCCGGATGGTCGCCCGCACGATCGTCGCCTGCCTGGTCGACCAGATCGCGCTCGTCGTCCTGGTCACCTGGCTCGCCCACGGCGTCGGGCGGGCCGTCATCGACGGAACCGCTCCGGGCGCCGCCACCGTCTGCGCGTTCGCCGGGCTGGTCCTCCTGCGCTCCGTCGCGACCTGGCGGGAGATGGACCTGTCGCACGACCTGGCCTACCGAGTCCTCGCGGAGCTGCGGGTGCGCGTCTACGACGGCCTGGCCCGCAGCGCCCCCGCGCGCATCGCCGGGCGACGCAGCGGAGACCTGGCGGCGACCGCGATGAACGACATCGAGGCGCTGGAGTTCTTCTACGCGCACACCACCGCGCGGCTGCTGGCCTCCGGGCTGGTGTTCGTCTGCGGGACGGCGGTGCTCGGCGTGCTCGACCCGTGGCTCGTGCTCGCCGTCCTTCCGGCGGCGGCCGCCCTGATGGCGCATCCGCTGCTGGGCGACCGCGGCCGTACCGCCCGCGGGGAGGCGGTCCGTTCCGCCACGGCACGGCTCTCGGCCGACGCCGTCGAGACCGTGGACGGCATGCGCGAACTCCTCGCCCGCAACGCCCTCGACCGTCGCCGCCGGCGGCTCCTGGACTCCGGCCGGCGTCTCGCGCTGGCCCAGCGCGCCGAGGCCCGGCACGACGGTGCGTTCGCCGCCGTGCAGGACGCCCTCGTGGTGGTGGCGCTGGTCACCGTGGTCGCCGTCGTCGTGGGGAGCGGCGCGTGGGCCCCGGCCGCGCTCGCCCTGGGGGTCTCGATCCTGGCCCCGGTGGCCGCCTCCGCCGACGCCCTGCGTCAGGCCGGCGGCCTGCGCGCCGCCGCCGCGCGGGTGCAGGCGGCGATCACCGCCCCGCCGACCGCGCCGCCCTCTCGCCGACCGCTCCCGCTTCCGGACGGCCCGCTCGGTGTGCGCCTGCGCAACGTTCATTTCTCCTACGGAGGCACCGCCGTGCTGCGCGGGTTGGACCTCACCGTCCCGCCCGGCCGCACCGTCGCCCTCGTCGGGGCCTCCGGGGCAGGAAAGACCACCCTCGCCCACCTCATGGCCCGCTTCTGGGATCCCGCGGCGGGCACCGTGGAGGTCAGCACCTCGAACGGGGCCGTCGACCTGCGCGACCTCGCCGACGACGACCTGCGCTCCGCCGTCGCACTCGTCGGCCAGGACGCCGCCCTCTTCCACGGCACCCTCCGCGACAACCTGCGCCTGGCCGCGCCGAACGCGGACGACGACCTCCTCGACCTGGTCATCGGGCAGTGCGGCGTGGACCGGATCGCCGCCGACCTCCCCGACGGGCTCGATGGGATCGTGGGGGAGCGCGGCGCGACCCTGTCCGGCGGCCAACGCGCCCGTGTCGCCCTCGCCCGGGCGCTGCTCACCGAGCCCCGCGTGCTGATCCTCGACGAGGCGACCGCCCATGTGGACACGGTCGGCGACGCCGAACTCGCGCGCCACCTCGCCGTGCGCGACACGACCACCATCGTCATCGCCCACCGTCCGGCCACCATCCGCCGCGCCGACCACATCGCCGTCCTGGAGGACGGCCGGGTGGTCGAGGAGGGCACATGGGCGGACCTCACCGCCGCCCCCGGTGCGCTGACCCGACTCCTCGAGCCCGTCGGCGGAGGGGCCGCGTGA
- a CDS encoding maleylpyruvate isomerase family mycothiol-dependent enzyme — translation MTPTAGTSREQVVRGLADEHAAFADLLASLDDDAWSTPSRCRGWEVRDVAAHVVANAVESVDGTIGARTADEQAAAFRGGTPARLSRTLREAAERLHGFLEPLDDTVWDSPSPVAGRTIGNGVLTLWYDAFVHTDDIAAALGRPHPEGPGLGASVGWLVEELTRLGRGPLTLRLDGLPPRTVGAGGPEVTGDPWRFVLAASGRAEPAALGLDEKVNVHLLP, via the coding sequence ATGACGCCGACCGCAGGAACATCCCGGGAGCAGGTGGTGCGGGGCCTCGCCGACGAGCACGCCGCCTTCGCCGACCTCCTGGCCTCGCTGGACGACGACGCCTGGAGCACGCCGTCCCGCTGTCGGGGCTGGGAGGTCCGCGACGTGGCCGCGCACGTCGTCGCCAACGCCGTGGAGTCGGTGGACGGCACCATCGGGGCCCGCACGGCCGATGAGCAGGCCGCGGCCTTCCGCGGCGGCACCCCGGCGCGGCTCTCCCGGACCCTGCGCGAGGCGGCCGAGCGCCTGCACGGCTTCCTGGAGCCGCTCGACGACACCGTCTGGGACTCCCCCAGCCCCGTCGCCGGTCGGACCATCGGCAACGGGGTCCTGACCCTCTGGTACGACGCGTTCGTCCACACCGACGACATCGCGGCCGCCCTCGGCCGGCCGCACCCGGAGGGCCCCGGGCTGGGCGCGAGCGTGGGCTGGCTGGTCGAGGAGCTGACACGGCTGGGGCGCGGACCGCTGACGCTGCGGCTCGACGGACTGCCGCCCCGGACGGTCGGCGCGGGCGGCCCGGAGGTCACCGGCGACCCGTGGCGCTTCGTGCTGGCCGCCTCCGGCCGGGCCGAGCCCGCCGCCCTCGGACTCGACGAGAAGGTCAACGTTCATCTCCTACCATGA
- a CDS encoding DUF4262 domain-containing protein yields the protein MTITAPKLDVMGSACRCIICHDYGDRDRLGNSELRTIVHVKEYGWSVVLIAPRDGLPGWAFTTGLWHSHRSPELAVFGLEPYDMQTIVNNLGDHAAAGRPLTAGQERRDATERHAVLLRPIHDRWYDRLLVEALRFYRRPPLPFLQVVWPDEGGRYPWQSGSDPRLSAAQPSLWLSPDTHPRGSWTS from the coding sequence ATGACGATCACAGCGCCTAAGCTGGACGTCATGGGGTCCGCCTGCCGGTGCATCATCTGCCACGACTACGGCGACCGTGACCGACTCGGCAACTCCGAGCTGCGCACCATCGTGCACGTCAAGGAGTACGGCTGGAGCGTGGTCCTCATCGCGCCCCGCGACGGGCTGCCGGGCTGGGCGTTCACCACCGGTCTGTGGCACAGCCACCGCTCCCCCGAGCTGGCCGTGTTCGGGCTGGAGCCGTACGACATGCAGACGATCGTCAACAACCTCGGCGACCACGCGGCCGCCGGCCGGCCGCTCACCGCCGGCCAGGAGCGCCGGGACGCCACCGAGCGCCATGCGGTCCTGCTGCGCCCGATCCACGACCGCTGGTACGACCGGCTGCTGGTCGAGGCGCTGCGGTTCTATCGCCGCCCGCCGCTGCCGTTCCTCCAGGTCGTGTGGCCCGACGAGGGGGGCCGCTACCCCTGGCAGTCCGGCAGCGACCCCCGCCTGTCCGCGGCGCAGCCGTCCCTGTGGCTGTCCCCCGACACGCACCCCCGGGGTTCCTGGACCTCCTGA
- a CDS encoding dihydrofolate reductase family protein produces the protein MRRLLPEPAGPIDPFTAYRQVTDVWLRVGMVLSADGSVTDEEGWSAGLGGAADMEVFRTLRALADAVLVGAATVRTGRMGPARLRADLRRRRAAQGSAGPAAIVVVSRSLDLDWSLPLFTAAETPTIVVTSNTAAGTVPAGVRAIGVDDDGGLDLAAAVTRLRDDLGLAHLLCEGGPALTTSLLRAGLVDELCLNIAPTLIGGPHHTRLLNDLGGRAELGLNAVYTADEVLFLRYLVGRV, from the coding sequence ATGCGCCGCCTCCTGCCCGAGCCCGCCGGCCCGATCGACCCTTTCACCGCATACCGCCAGGTCACGGACGTCTGGCTACGGGTCGGCATGGTGCTCAGCGCCGACGGGTCGGTGACCGACGAGGAGGGCTGGAGCGCCGGGCTCGGCGGGGCCGCCGACATGGAGGTCTTCCGCACGCTGCGGGCGCTGGCCGACGCGGTCCTGGTCGGCGCGGCCACCGTCCGCACGGGCCGGATGGGCCCGGCGCGGCTCCGCGCCGACCTGCGGCGGCGGCGCGCGGCGCAGGGCTCGGCCGGGCCCGCGGCGATCGTGGTGGTCAGCCGGTCCCTCGACCTCGACTGGTCGCTGCCGCTGTTCACCGCCGCCGAGACGCCGACGATCGTGGTCACCTCGAACACCGCCGCCGGCACGGTGCCCGCCGGCGTCCGGGCGATCGGCGTGGACGACGACGGGGGCCTCGACCTGGCGGCGGCCGTGACGCGGCTGCGGGACGACCTCGGCCTGGCGCACCTGCTGTGCGAGGGCGGCCCCGCGCTGACCACCTCGCTGCTGCGGGCCGGCCTGGTGGACGAGCTGTGCCTGAACATCGCGCCGACCCTGATCGGCGGGCCGCATCACACCCGGCTCCTGAACGACCTGGGCGGGCGGGCGGAGCTGGGCCTGAACGCCGTCTACACCGCCGACGAGGTGCTGTTCCTGCGCTACCTGGTCGGCCGCGTGTAA
- a CDS encoding peptidoglycan-binding domain-containing protein, with translation MTLRRTAVLSSAIATAVAALSATAQPAQARAADFASTARTAVAEALPGHTPRENLKTMRPSPLKKSLEFRWETATFTGRGRVIVLARGVGAVREATRAQLTPGARVIATTGLRRPGAGTRRALVTSTADVWGPGLTELSWSERRGVTYRISVRGPVTQPELVRLAQALPRDRNTVSKAVRALVAKAAPPVRPADLDRPGPGGASAQGTGNKIVDGSGGQNDDLTDEATLCNGCSYWNGNWAGMWQHLMYAEGKLYYSEIDCQFGSRTASATVSWQRAEGLAADGIVGPDSRGRADNYLTMSLDGYTVTYVGAARHAEFARIAGHYYKQGAKITYGYGGGIVPGC, from the coding sequence ATGACGCTTCGCCGGACCGCCGTCCTGTCGTCGGCCATCGCCACCGCGGTCGCCGCCCTCTCGGCCACCGCACAGCCCGCTCAGGCCCGGGCCGCCGACTTCGCCTCCACCGCCCGCACCGCCGTCGCCGAGGCGCTGCCGGGCCACACCCCTCGCGAGAACCTCAAGACGATGCGGCCGTCGCCTCTGAAGAAGTCCCTCGAGTTCCGGTGGGAGACGGCCACGTTCACCGGACGGGGCCGTGTCATCGTCCTGGCCAGAGGCGTCGGCGCGGTCCGGGAGGCGACCCGGGCCCAGCTCACGCCCGGCGCCCGCGTCATCGCGACGACGGGTCTGCGGCGGCCCGGCGCCGGCACCCGCCGGGCCCTGGTGACCTCGACCGCCGACGTGTGGGGGCCCGGCCTGACCGAGCTGTCGTGGAGCGAACGCCGTGGGGTCACCTACCGAATATCGGTGCGGGGTCCGGTGACGCAGCCCGAGCTGGTCCGACTGGCGCAGGCGCTCCCACGAGACCGCAACACCGTCTCCAAGGCCGTCCGTGCCCTGGTCGCGAAGGCCGCACCGCCCGTGCGCCCGGCCGATCTCGACCGTCCGGGACCGGGGGGCGCGTCCGCCCAGGGCACCGGCAACAAGATCGTCGATGGGTCCGGCGGCCAGAACGACGACCTCACCGACGAGGCCACCCTGTGCAACGGCTGCTCCTACTGGAACGGCAACTGGGCCGGGATGTGGCAGCACCTGATGTACGCCGAAGGGAAGCTGTACTACTCGGAGATCGACTGCCAGTTCGGGTCGAGGACCGCGTCGGCGACCGTGAGTTGGCAGCGTGCGGAGGGCCTTGCCGCCGACGGCATCGTCGGGCCGGACTCGCGGGGGCGGGCCGACAACTACCTGACGATGTCCCTGGACGGTTACACGGTGACCTACGTGGGCGCGGCCCGCCACGCCGAGTTCGCCCGGATCGCAGGCCACTACTACAAGCAGGGTGCGAAGATCACCTACGGCTACGGCGGCGGCATCGTGCCCGGCTGCTGA
- a CDS encoding acyl-CoA thioesterase: protein MTFSVRIGVRAYELDTQGHLNQAVYLRYAEHARWELLRVAGVPNDKLLASGVGPVVLETTIKYLRELRGGDEVDVTCEFVFGEGKTFQVRQEIRKVDGTPAATITAVGGLLDLAERRLVPDPGGRLRALAGDPAYFGSRPS from the coding sequence ATGACGTTCTCCGTCCGCATCGGGGTCCGCGCCTACGAGTTGGACACCCAGGGCCACCTCAACCAGGCCGTCTACCTCCGGTACGCCGAGCACGCCCGTTGGGAACTGCTGCGGGTGGCGGGCGTCCCCAACGACAAGCTGCTGGCGTCGGGGGTCGGGCCGGTCGTCCTGGAGACCACCATCAAGTACCTGCGGGAGTTGCGCGGCGGCGACGAGGTCGACGTGACCTGCGAGTTCGTGTTCGGCGAGGGGAAGACCTTCCAGGTCCGCCAGGAGATCCGCAAGGTGGACGGCACGCCGGCCGCGACCATCACCGCCGTCGGCGGACTGCTGGACCTGGCCGAACGGCGGCTGGTCCCGGACCCGGGGGGCCGGCTGCGCGCCCTCGCCGGGGACCCCGCGTACTTCGGCTCCCGACCCTCCTGA
- a CDS encoding pyrimidine reductase family protein codes for MRSLPADLVGLQEAYAQPAEGIWLRANMISSLDGAAWYGDRTEALGSPGDRRLFAALRGMADAVIVGAETVRVEGYGPVESGPGWEVLRGDRPSTPPLAVVSRRLALDLDAPLFTRAPADARTLLLTTETAPADLRRAAERVADVIVAGRDGIDFPRAVEELAARGHRRLLCEGGPMILARAVADGVLDELCLTLSPTLIAGDPSRIVNGPPLPEPGRLRLAGLYEEDDFLFLRYTRPTR; via the coding sequence ATGCGTTCCTTGCCCGCCGATCTCGTCGGCCTTCAGGAGGCGTACGCCCAGCCCGCGGAGGGCATCTGGCTGCGCGCCAACATGATCTCCAGCCTGGACGGCGCCGCCTGGTACGGCGACCGGACCGAGGCCCTGGGCTCCCCCGGGGACCGACGGCTGTTCGCCGCGCTCCGGGGAATGGCCGACGCGGTGATCGTAGGGGCGGAGACCGTCCGGGTCGAGGGGTACGGGCCGGTGGAGTCCGGGCCCGGCTGGGAGGTGCTGCGCGGCGACCGGCCGTCCACTCCCCCGCTCGCGGTCGTCTCGCGGCGGCTGGCGCTGGACCTGGACGCGCCACTGTTCACCCGGGCGCCCGCCGACGCCCGGACGCTGCTGTTGACCACCGAGACCGCGCCCGCCGACCTGCGCAGGGCGGCCGAGCGGGTGGCGGACGTGATCGTGGCCGGTCGGGACGGCATCGACTTCCCCCGGGCGGTGGAGGAGTTGGCGGCGCGCGGCCACCGGCGGCTGCTGTGCGAGGGCGGTCCGATGATCCTCGCCCGCGCCGTGGCCGACGGGGTCCTGGACGAGCTGTGCCTGACGCTGAGCCCGACGCTGATCGCCGGCGACCCGTCCCGCATCGTCAACGGCCCGCCGCTCCCCGAGCCCGGCAGGCTCCGGCTGGCGGGTCTGTACGAGGAGGACGACTTCCTGTTCCTGCGTTACACGCGGCCGACCAGGTAG
- a CDS encoding SigE family RNA polymerase sigma factor — MDDDAEFTAFVRDRGLELLRLAVALTGDRDQAEDVVQGALERLYGRWGRVSRRGDPGWYVRQSIVNAVRDGWRGRQRHPEVLGLAADEGAGASYAPIEEMLTRDVVRGALAELPPRRRMVITLRYWGGYTEAETARLMGTTVGTVKSQAHRALRELRARLESADPAEPPAPAAPAAAGAGASR; from the coding sequence GTGGACGATGACGCCGAGTTCACCGCGTTCGTGCGGGACCGTGGGCTGGAGCTGCTCCGCCTCGCGGTCGCGCTGACCGGGGACCGCGACCAGGCCGAGGACGTGGTCCAGGGCGCGCTGGAACGGCTCTACGGCAGGTGGGGCCGCGTGTCGCGGCGCGGAGACCCCGGCTGGTACGTGCGCCAGAGCATCGTCAACGCCGTCCGCGACGGCTGGCGGGGACGGCAGCGGCACCCGGAGGTGCTGGGCCTGGCCGCCGACGAGGGCGCCGGGGCCTCCTACGCGCCCATCGAGGAGATGCTGACCCGCGACGTCGTCCGGGGCGCGCTCGCCGAGCTGCCGCCGCGCCGCCGGATGGTGATCACGCTGCGGTACTGGGGCGGTTACACCGAGGCCGAGACCGCCCGGCTGATGGGTACCACCGTCGGCACCGTCAAGAGCCAGGCGCACCGCGCGCTGCGGGAGCTGCGGGCCCGGCTGGAGTCGGCCGACCCCGCCGAACCGCCCGCGCCCGCCGCACCGGCCGCCGCCGGCGCTGGGGCGTCGCGATGA
- a CDS encoding TetR/AcrR family transcriptional regulator has translation MNRKVEQGDATRAQLIDAGIALFTEQGFAATSTTEIVRRAGVTRGALYHHFPDKERLFEAVFVEVQKEIHTRCAAASLAAPDDPADRISAGIHAFLDACLEPRTQAVLLREGPSVLGWQRSLRFDDPHCARLLLRAGLREAARAGLVAETNVEPLTHLLYGALNQAGTVISAADDPAAERERMGAAVEELLRSALRANHTAS, from the coding sequence ATGAACCGCAAGGTGGAGCAGGGCGACGCGACCCGCGCCCAACTGATCGACGCGGGCATCGCCCTCTTCACCGAGCAGGGTTTCGCGGCGACCTCCACAACCGAGATCGTCCGCCGCGCCGGGGTGACCCGGGGCGCGCTGTACCACCACTTCCCCGACAAGGAACGGCTGTTCGAGGCGGTGTTCGTCGAGGTGCAGAAGGAGATCCACACGCGCTGCGCCGCCGCCTCGCTCGCCGCCCCCGACGATCCGGCGGATCGGATCTCCGCCGGGATCCACGCCTTCCTGGACGCCTGTCTGGAGCCCCGGACGCAGGCCGTCCTGCTGCGCGAGGGCCCTTCGGTGCTCGGCTGGCAGCGGTCCCTGCGCTTCGACGACCCGCACTGCGCGCGACTGCTGCTGCGGGCCGGCCTGCGCGAGGCCGCCCGGGCGGGCCTGGTGGCCGAGACGAACGTCGAGCCGCTCACCCATCTGCTGTACGGGGCGCTCAACCAGGCGGGCACGGTGATCTCCGCCGCCGACGACCCGGCGGCGGAACGGGAGCGGATGGGCGCGGCCGTGGAGGAGCTCCTCCGCTCTGCGCTCCGGGCGAACCACACCGCGTCATGA
- a CDS encoding serine hydrolase domain-containing protein, whose translation MRRRSLSPALAAALAAALTVGVATAPAQAAPGVAVSRAAEPGDTIKFTGFDTVKPSSDPLALTDAPRDLNVTYTHNGQTRTLEEYLGRAAQGLVVLDGDKIVKEWYSGGTSKDTQFQSWSMSKSFTSAAFGIALEEGRIGSLEDTVGRYLPELASSPFGDVTLRDLLRMSSGINWNEVVDAPLMQAQVIAGVSTLSVAARTSRGWAPGSRFNYSGINTAVLAAVLAKATGVPYHRYIEDKLWGPAGMADTVDIANDRNGHSLGYCCYHAGVRDYARFGLLMLNDGRAKGRQVVPASWVSASVAPSGVVPDYGLHWWIDGTEGYYASGLAGQIIYVSVKHRVVIAKSTLVSLDESDTLAAMRAIAAEVARTR comes from the coding sequence ATGCGTCGCAGATCCCTTTCACCGGCCCTGGCCGCCGCCCTGGCCGCCGCCCTGACGGTCGGCGTCGCCACCGCCCCCGCGCAGGCCGCCCCCGGCGTGGCCGTCTCCCGTGCCGCCGAGCCGGGGGACACGATCAAGTTCACCGGCTTCGACACCGTGAAGCCGTCGTCCGACCCGCTCGCCCTGACCGACGCGCCGCGCGATCTGAACGTCACCTACACCCACAACGGCCAGACCAGGACGCTGGAGGAGTACCTCGGGCGGGCCGCCCAGGGCCTGGTGGTGTTGGACGGCGACAAGATCGTCAAGGAGTGGTACTCGGGGGGCACCTCCAAGGACACGCAGTTCCAGTCCTGGTCGATGTCGAAGTCGTTCACCTCGGCCGCCTTCGGCATCGCGCTGGAGGAGGGGAGGATCGGGTCCCTGGAGGACACGGTCGGCCGGTACCTGCCGGAGCTGGCGTCCTCGCCGTTCGGTGACGTGACCCTCCGCGACCTGCTGCGGATGTCGTCGGGGATCAACTGGAACGAGGTCGTCGACGCGCCCCTGATGCAGGCCCAGGTCATCGCCGGCGTGTCCACCCTCTCCGTGGCCGCCCGCACGAGCCGGGGATGGGCGCCGGGCAGCCGCTTCAACTACAGCGGCATCAACACCGCGGTGCTCGCCGCGGTGCTGGCCAAGGCCACGGGCGTGCCGTACCACCGGTACATCGAGGACAAGCTCTGGGGCCCGGCCGGGATGGCCGACACCGTCGACATCGCCAACGACCGCAACGGGCACAGCCTCGGCTACTGCTGCTACCACGCCGGGGTCCGCGACTACGCCCGCTTCGGCCTGCTGATGCTCAACGACGGCAGGGCCAAGGGACGTCAGGTCGTGCCGGCGTCCTGGGTCTCCGCCTCCGTCGCCCCCTCGGGCGTCGTCCCGGACTACGGCCTGCACTGGTGGATCGACGGGACCGAGGGCTACTACGCCAGCGGCCTGGCCGGGCAGATCATCTACGTCTCCGTCAAGCACCGCGTGGTCATCGCCAAGAGCACGCTGGTCAGCCTCGACGAGTCCGACACCCTCGCCGCGATGCGCGCCATCGCCGCCGAGGTCGCCCGCACCCGCTGA
- the glgX gene encoding glycogen debranching protein GlgX has protein sequence MPEVWPGGAYPLGATWDGTGTNFALFSEAATRVELCLFDEHGVETRCDLPETDGFVWHGYLPGVGPGQRYGYRVHGPYEPRHGDRCDPSKLLLDPYAKAIEGEVRWHEALFSYRFGDPDVLNPEDSAPYMPKNVVINPFFDWGDDRPPRVPYHETVIYEAHVKGLTSLHPAVPEAQRGTYAGLAHPAMIDHLVDLGVTAVELMPVHQSIPEHALVARGLTNYWGYNTIGFLAPHNAYSSSGQRGEQVLEFKAMVRALHKAGIEVILDVVYNHTAEGDHLGPTLCFRGIDNAAYYRLRDDDKRYHLDYTGCGNSLNVRHPHALQLIMDSLRYWVIEMHVDGFRFDLASALARELHDVDRLAAFFDLVQQDPVVSQVKLIAEPWDVGEGGYQVGNFPPLWTEWNGQYRDTVRDYWRGGYAAMPEFASRLTGSSDLYEHDGRRPIASINFVTCHDGFTLADLVAYNHKHNDANGEGNRDGTDDNRSWNCGYEGPTDNPEVQELRARQRRNFLATLFLSQGVPMLTAGDELGRTQRGNNNAYCQDNEISWVDWSAGDGDLEFVRRLARLRREHPVLRRRRFFQGHGGHGELGDIAWLTPAGEEMTDDDWHAGYAKSLGVFLNGEAISEPDPRGRPVRDDSFLLLINAHSQFVEFTLPRAEFGDRWEYALDTASPAPDGLPDRRTAKADGVVEVAGRSMVVLRRL, from the coding sequence ATGCCGGAGGTATGGCCCGGCGGTGCGTACCCGCTGGGGGCCACCTGGGACGGGACCGGCACCAACTTCGCGCTGTTCTCCGAGGCGGCGACGCGGGTGGAGCTGTGCCTGTTCGACGAGCACGGCGTGGAGACGCGGTGCGACCTGCCGGAGACCGACGGGTTCGTGTGGCACGGCTACCTGCCGGGTGTCGGGCCCGGTCAGCGGTACGGGTACCGGGTCCACGGCCCCTACGAGCCGCGGCACGGCGACCGCTGCGATCCCTCCAAGCTGCTGCTGGACCCGTACGCCAAGGCGATCGAGGGCGAGGTGCGCTGGCACGAGGCGCTGTTCTCGTACCGGTTCGGCGACCCGGACGTGCTCAATCCCGAGGACAGCGCGCCCTACATGCCGAAGAACGTCGTGATCAACCCGTTCTTCGACTGGGGCGACGACCGGCCGCCGCGCGTGCCGTACCACGAGACGGTGATCTACGAGGCCCACGTCAAGGGGCTCACGAGCCTGCACCCGGCGGTGCCCGAGGCGCAGCGGGGCACCTACGCGGGGCTGGCGCATCCGGCGATGATCGACCACCTGGTCGACCTGGGGGTGACGGCCGTCGAGCTGATGCCCGTCCACCAGAGCATCCCGGAGCACGCCCTGGTGGCGCGCGGGCTGACGAACTACTGGGGCTACAACACCATCGGGTTCCTGGCCCCGCACAACGCCTACAGCTCCTCGGGGCAGCGCGGCGAGCAGGTGCTGGAGTTCAAGGCGATGGTGCGCGCCCTGCACAAGGCGGGCATCGAGGTCATCCTCGACGTGGTCTACAACCACACCGCCGAGGGCGACCACCTGGGCCCCACGCTGTGCTTCCGGGGCATCGACAACGCCGCCTACTACCGGCTGCGCGACGACGACAAGCGCTACCACCTCGACTACACCGGCTGCGGCAACTCGTTGAACGTCCGCCACCCGCACGCCCTGCAGCTCATCATGGACTCGCTGCGGTACTGGGTCATCGAGATGCACGTGGACGGGTTCCGGTTCGACCTGGCCTCGGCGCTGGCCCGGGAGCTGCACGACGTCGACCGGCTGGCGGCGTTCTTCGACCTGGTGCAGCAGGACCCGGTGGTCTCCCAGGTGAAGCTGATCGCCGAGCCGTGGGACGTCGGCGAGGGCGGCTACCAGGTCGGCAACTTCCCGCCGCTGTGGACGGAGTGGAACGGCCAGTACCGCGACACGGTCCGCGACTACTGGCGGGGCGGCTACGCGGCGATGCCGGAGTTCGCCTCGCGGCTGACCGGGTCCTCGGACCTGTACGAGCACGACGGTCGCCGGCCGATCGCCTCCATCAACTTCGTGACCTGTCATGACGGCTTCACCCTGGCCGACCTCGTGGCCTACAACCACAAGCACAACGACGCCAACGGCGAGGGCAACCGCGACGGCACCGACGACAACCGCTCCTGGAACTGCGGCTACGAGGGCCCGACCGACAACCCCGAGGTCCAGGAGCTGCGGGCCCGACAGCGCCGCAACTTCCTGGCCACGCTGTTCCTGTCGCAGGGCGTGCCGATGCTGACGGCGGGCGACGAGCTGGGCCGCACCCAGCGGGGCAACAACAACGCCTACTGCCAGGACAACGAGATCTCCTGGGTGGACTGGAGCGCCGGCGACGGGGACCTGGAGTTCGTCCGGCGGCTGGCGCGGCTGCGGCGGGAGCATCCGGTGCTCCGGCGGCGGCGGTTCTTCCAGGGCCACGGCGGGCACGGCGAGCTGGGCGACATCGCCTGGCTGACCCCGGCGGGCGAGGAGATGACCGACGACGACTGGCACGCGGGCTACGCCAAGTCGCTGGGGGTCTTCCTCAACGGCGAGGCGATCAGCGAGCCGGACCCGCGCGGCCGGCCGGTGCGGGACGACTCGTTCCTGCTGCTCATCAACGCGCACTCGCAGTTCGTCGAGTTCACCCTGCCGCGCGCGGAGTTCGGCGACCGGTGGGAGTACGCGCTCGACACCGCGAGCCCGGCGCCGGACGGCCTGCCGGACCGCCGGACCGCCAAGGCCGACGGCGTGGTCGAGGTGGCGGGCCGGTCGATGGTGGTGCTGCGCCGCCTGTGA